One window of the Periophthalmus magnuspinnatus isolate fPerMag1 chromosome 17, fPerMag1.2.pri, whole genome shotgun sequence genome contains the following:
- the LOC117385747 gene encoding E3 ubiquitin-protein ligase RNF31, with product MKWFDSRMRSLSEQLQQTRTQTEVCLYSGERQVEVWAGVMAMANLPLPPGSKYHHITAETLVIENSAGSNRKETLASLQRLSTALNILEKYGCNLTNPNRPKFWRTVKHNNPVFRATVDAIQGGRGVLSLYGYSLQEPDGLSFPENILTPDVGRVAAVTLEVMSLRMEIEMIIKEAHPHPEFYERIIPTLRHKDVGLNTDVVGSQFSAHSSGHSKSLGFPSKHHSSRGPSHTGAERGPKSMQPKHPENCSICGIFRISVHCVTCLQGLCSECDKLYHSGAERAGHQRTKVTSTLPPGAKMRKHSSSSSWKCVLCSRTNSSHEVLCEECESPRRGLSSGVGAEDKPPSSITEWQCKSCTVVNAASSVLCEVCERPRLATRPPVTLSHPPITPPRPPAPVLGMPGDPDSQWVCQFCTYLNYSPATVCEMCDLPRPEPPPLNRRPPSPVRRVPALSIKSKDPSPESQETRRQRVLKEEGLKLIQLIREGEKKGISPEEVYTSLTLSQDPQPWRWMKSDLPRVLAQIQLLVSTAMVQDKNRSNAQHTVSDNYKQTTANNKPTGSERGIQISKAEAKQAWLSAGGDVQRAATQALRDRQAKVEELSSLGFSDVSQVQEVLTQAGGQLRGALALLQRSMLEPFHERIWSDDPEPPVDVHHPDKDRICRRLLAVYDLPSWGRCELALSLLLENSAPYALEDVVQAVRESHDREFIKRVLAKECPICLSVFPHSKMQSLTSCQCSVCCGCFQQHFTIAVRDKHIRDMVCPVCWEPDINDPETLNSYFSTLDIQLRECLEPEVYELFHKKLTEQALIKDPKFLWCCHCSYGFIYDGDQLKVTCFQCRNSFCAQCKKPWESQHAGLTCEQYQTWKRENDPEYQRQGLAGYLRDNGITCPHCRFQYALSKGGCMHFCCSQCRYQFCSGCNNPFHTTCAVDECSVSGLHAHHPRDCLFYLRDWEPSRLQALLQNNGVAFNTEAPPGTQTGQCGVLEQKDEGGQQSDSACGAQTQPGHAGLCEKHYREYLVSLINSSSLDPAPLFNSTELLLACRRYKVDESRREGEDNLSYYTRLLQKLMDEVPLGDKVPRKKA from the exons ATGAAATGGTTTG ATTCCAGGATGCGTTCCCTGTCAGAGCAGCTGCAgcagacacgcacacagacgGAGGTGTGTCTGTACTCGGGCGAGCGACAGGTGGAGGTGTGGGCAGGTGTTATGGCCATGGCCAATCTGCCCCTTCCACCCGGatccaagtaccaccacatcACTGCGGAAACGCTGGTGATCGAGAACAGTGCTGGGAGCAACCGCAAAGaa ACCTTGGCGTCCTTGCAGAGGTTATCCACTGCTCTAAACATTCTAGAGAAATACGGCTGTAACCTGACCAACCCAAACAGACCAAAGTTCTGGAGAACAGTGAAGCACAACAACCCAGTGTTCAGAGCCACGGTGGACGCCATCCAG GGTGGTCGTGGGGTACTCTCCTTGTACGGGTACTCTCTGCAGGAGCCAGACGGACTCAGTTTCCCAGAGAACATATTGACTCCAGACGTGGGGCGAGTGGCAGCGGTCACTCTGGAGGTCATGAGCCTCAGGATGGAGATCGAGATGATTATCAAG GAGGCCCATCCCCATCCAGAGTTTTATGAGAGAATAATCCCTACTCTCAGACACAAG GATGTGGGTCTGAACACCGATGTCGTTGGTTCTCAGTTCTCTGCTCATTCGTCTGGACACAGTAAATCTCTGGGGTTTCCCTCCAAACACCACTCCTCCAGGGGCCCCTCCCACACAGGGGCCGAGCGGGGGCCCAAGTCCATGCAGCCAAAGCACCCAG agAACTGTTCCATCTGTGGGATCTTCCGTATCTCAGTGCACTGTGTGACTTGCCTTCAGGGCCTCTGCTCCGAGTGTGATAAACTTTACCacagtggagcagagagagccGGACACCAGCGCACCAAAGTCAcctccacactgccccctggagCCAAGATGAGGAAGCACAG CAGTTCGTCTTCATGGAAGTGcgtgctctgctccaggactaACTCCAGTCACGAGGTgctgtgtgaggagtgtgaaaGCCCAAGGAGAGGCCTTAGCTCTGGCGTGGGAGCAGAAGACAAACccccctcctccatcactg AGTGGCAGTGTAAGAGCTGTACCGTGGTGAACGCTGCCAGCAGTGTGTTATGTGAGGTGTGTGAGCGCCCCCGTCTGGCCACACGTCCTCCTGTCACCCTGTCGCACCCGCCCATCACCCCTCCCCGGCCTCCTGCTCCTGTGCTAGGGATGCCTGGTGACCCAGACAGCCAG TGGGTGTGTCAGTTCTGTACGTACCTGAACTACTCTCCAGCCACAGTGTGTGAGATGTGTGACCTCCCGCGCCCTGAGCCCCCGCCCCTAAACCGCCGCCCCCCCTCCCCTGTGAGGCGGGTCCCTGCGCTGTCAATCAAGTCCAAAGACCCCTCCCCTGAGAGCCAGGAGACGCGCAGACAGAGGGTCCTGAAGGAGGAGGGGCTTAAACTCATACAACTCATCAGG gAGGGCGAGAAGAAAGGCATCAGTCCAGAGGAAGTGTACACCAGTCTGACTCTGTCTCAGGATCCTCAGCCCTGGAGGTGGATGAAGTCTGACCTGCCCCGAGTCCTGGCCCAGATCCAACTCCTTGTCTCCACAGCAATGGTGCAGGACAAGAACCGGAGCAACGCACAGCACACAGTCAGTGACAACTACAAACAAACTACTGCTAACAACAAACCTacaggt agtgagagagggattcAGATCTCTAAAGCTGAGGCAAAGCAAGCCTGGCTGTCAGCAGGGGGCGATGTTCAGCGTGCGGCCACACAGGCTTTGAGGGACCGACAGGCAAAG GTGGAAGAGCTGAGTTCCTTGGGCTTCTCTGATGTTTCACAG GTGCAGGAGGTGCTAACCCAGGCAGGGGGGCAGCTAAGGGGGGCTTTGGCTCTGCTGCAGAGGTCGATGCTGGAGCCTTTTCATGAGCGAATCTGGAGCGACGACCCAGAGCCCCCTGTGGATGTGCACCACCCGGATAAAGAC cGAATCTGTCGGCGCCTGCTGGCCGTGTATGACCTTCCAAGCTGGGGCCGCTGCGAGCTGGCCCTGTCCCTGCTGCTGgagaacagcgccccctacgcTCTGGAGGATGTGGTGCAGGCCGTGAGGGAATCCCACGATCGAGAATTCATCAAGAGGGTCCTGGCCAAAGAGTGCCCCATCTGCCTATCTGTATTTCCACACAGCAAG ATGCAGTCCCTGACCTCGTGCCAGTGCAGTGTGTGCTGTGGCTGTTTCCAGCAGCACTTCACCATCGCAGTTCGGgacaaacacatcagagacaTGGTGTGTCCCGTGTGCTGGGAGCCCGACATCAACGACCCCGAGACCCTCAACAGCTACTTCTCCACCTTAGACATACAG TTGCGTGAGTGTCTGGAGCCTGAAGTCTATGAACTGTTCCATAAGAAACTGACTGAACAGGCTCTGATCAAGGACCCCAAGTTCCTCTGGTGCTGCCAT TGCTCCTATGGCTTCATTTACGATGGAGACCAGCTCAAAGTCACCTGCTTCCAGTGTCGCAACAGTTTCTGTGCTCAGTGCAAGAAACCA tgggaGTCGCAGCACGCAGGTCTCACCTGTGAGCAGTACCAGACCTGGAAGAGAGAGAACGACCCTGAGTACCAGAGACAGGGGTTGGCCGGGTATCTGCGTGACAACGGCATCA CGTGTCCACACTGCAGGTTCCAGTATGCTCTCTCTAAAGGCGGCTGTATGCACTTCTGCTGCTCTCAGTGCAGGTACCAGTTCTGCAGCGGCTGCAACAACCCCTTCCACACC ACATGTGCCGTGGATGAGTGCAGCGTCTCCGGGCTCCACGCACACCACCCCAGAGATTGTCTGTTCTACCTGAGAGACTGGGAGCCCTCCAGACTGCAGGCCCTGCTACAG AACAATGGAGTGGCATTCAACACTGAAGCGCCCCCTGGGACACAGACGG GTCAGTGTGGTGTCCTGGAGCAGAAGGATGAGGGCGGGCAGCAGTCTGACTCAGCCTGTGGAGCTCAGACTCAGCCTGGACACGCTGGACTCTGCGA GAAGCATTACCGTGAGTACCTGGTGAGCCTGATCAACAGCAGCTCTCTGgaccctgctcctctgttcaACTCCACTGAACTGCTCCTGGCCTGTAGAAGATACAAGGTGGACGAGAGCCGGCGAGAAGGAGAAGACAACCTCAGCTACTACACAAGACTGCTACAG AAACTGATGGATGAAGTTCCACTTGGAGATAAGGTGCCTCGTAAAAAGGCCTAA